A section of the Clostridium felsineum DSM 794 genome encodes:
- a CDS encoding DUF1259 domain-containing protein: protein MYTPSDQFFCPYARTEVNAATNMCSQFARILGAKVTESKPNSCSTEISRDSLKVTIMGKPLTTVTKAEFSYQALDSSGRALNVGEIALLQEEVNRFITVLRRNRIDVTAIHNHWLFDTPKLIYVHLQSIEPPLQFARKVAEALSVLRI from the coding sequence ATGTACACACCAAGTGATCAGTTTTTTTGTCCATACGCAAGAACAGAGGTTAATGCTGCTACCAATATGTGTTCTCAATTTGCTAGAATTCTTGGGGCTAAGGTAACAGAATCCAAACCAAATTCCTGCTCTACAGAAATTTCTAGAGATTCATTGAAGGTTACTATAATGGGTAAACCTTTAACTACTGTAACCAAAGCAGAATTTTCTTATCAAGCTTTAGATTCTTCAGGAAGAGCTTTAAATGTAGGAGAGATCGCACTACTTCAAGAAGAGGTAAATAGATTTATAACTGTACTTAGAAGAAATAGAATCGATGTAACTGCAATTCATAATCACTGGTTATTTGACACGCCAAAATTAATATACGTTCATTTACAATCTATCGAACCACCACTTCAGTTTGCACGAAAAGTAGCCGAAGCACTTTCTGTTTTAAGAATTTAA
- the nirJ1 gene encoding putative heme d1 biosynthesis radical SAM protein NirJ1, translating into MIGISKLLCANESYGDKLRYVSEAKNQRNGATTSLGPVVVFNCTKTCNLSCKHCYAGADEKKYKEELSTEEALNFISDLSDFKVPVIIFSGGEPLIRKDIFKLIEFAKKNNIRSTLSTNGTLIDEVMAERIKKAGVSYVGVSIDGIGEKNDDFRGKRGAYEKALQGIRNCKKIGQRVGLRFTINRYNYKELEKIFQLVEDEKIDRVCFYHLVYSGRGSSMIDKDISKEEARAAMDLIIDKTFELGKKVEILTVDNHADAVYLYLKMRSKDKEKADNILKLLKINGGNRSGIAIADIDYRGNVHPDQFTASHTLGNIKERKFKDIWTDYSNNIMKGLKDRKSLLKGRCKNCNWLSICNGNFRTRAEAVTGDFWASDPACYLTNSEIGISNNEGLI; encoded by the coding sequence ATGATAGGAATATCTAAACTTCTATGTGCAAATGAAAGCTATGGAGATAAGTTAAGATATGTTAGTGAAGCCAAAAATCAAAGAAATGGTGCAACTACTAGTTTAGGCCCAGTGGTTGTTTTTAATTGTACTAAAACTTGTAATTTAAGCTGCAAGCATTGTTATGCAGGTGCAGATGAAAAAAAATATAAGGAAGAACTTTCAACAGAAGAGGCTTTGAATTTTATCTCTGATTTAAGTGATTTTAAGGTTCCGGTAATAATATTCTCAGGAGGGGAACCTTTAATTAGAAAGGATATATTTAAGCTTATAGAATTTGCTAAAAAAAACAACATCAGAAGCACACTTTCAACCAATGGAACTCTTATAGATGAAGTTATGGCAGAAAGAATAAAAAAAGCAGGAGTTAGTTATGTAGGTGTAAGTATTGATGGTATAGGAGAAAAAAACGATGATTTTAGGGGAAAAAGAGGGGCATATGAAAAAGCACTCCAGGGTATAAGAAATTGTAAAAAGATTGGTCAAAGGGTAGGACTTAGATTTACTATAAACAGATATAATTACAAAGAGTTAGAAAAAATATTTCAATTAGTAGAGGATGAAAAAATAGATAGGGTGTGTTTTTACCATCTTGTGTATTCTGGAAGAGGAAGTTCTATGATTGATAAGGATATATCTAAAGAAGAGGCAAGAGCAGCAATGGATTTAATAATTGATAAAACCTTTGAATTAGGAAAAAAAGTTGAAATACTTACAGTAGATAATCATGCAGATGCTGTTTATTTGTACTTGAAGATGAGAAGTAAGGATAAAGAAAAAGCTGATAATATATTAAAATTATTAAAAATAAATGGAGGAAATCGTTCAGGGATTGCTATAGCAGATATTGATTATAGAGGTAACGTTCATCCAGATCAGTTTACAGCTAGTCATACTCTCGGGAATATAAAAGAAAGAAAATTTAAAGACATATGGACAGATTATTCAAATAATATAATGAAAGGACTTAAGGATAGAAAAAGTTTATTAAAGGGTAGATGTAAAAATTGTAACTGGCTATCTATATGTAATGGTAATTTTAGAACAAGAGCAGAGGCAGTTACGGGAGATTTTTGGGCTTCAGACCCAGCCTGTTACTTAACTAATAGTGAAATAGGTATTTCTAACAATGAAGGATTGATTTGA